In Bacteroidia bacterium, a single genomic region encodes these proteins:
- a CDS encoding T9SS type A sorting domain-containing protein: MKTNTFFLASFFLCSLIGLANNSEATKSNAEVFEPAGSIVACTVDAGNNRTSCSGSYSGTIGGSPTATGCAGSWTYAWTPSTALSSTTVQNPTVTNLTSTTTYWVTVTSPNCCDASDFVTITINCSCCRIENPESKPEYSAEDIAIFPIPAKETLSFKIKSESQTYTIGLYGATGNLLLERTETGSFFNTNGLQVSGYPAGIYYLQIMSGDAVVLFKKVVLSE; encoded by the coding sequence ATGAAAACAAACACATTCTTTCTCGCCTCCTTCTTTCTTTGCTCTCTGATAGGATTGGCGAACAACAGCGAAGCCACCAAGTCGAATGCCGAAGTGTTTGAGCCGGCAGGATCCATTGTAGCCTGCACTGTAGATGCCGGTAACAACCGTACCAGTTGCTCAGGATCATATTCCGGGACTATTGGAGGAAGTCCGACTGCTACAGGTTGTGCAGGATCATGGACCTATGCTTGGACTCCTTCTACCGCTTTGAGCAGCACAACTGTACAAAATCCTACGGTTACCAATTTAACCTCCACCACAACTTATTGGGTGACCGTTACAAGCCCAAACTGTTGTGACGCTTCTGATTTCGTAACCATAACAATAAATTGCTCTTGCTGCAGGATAGAAAATCCGGAATCCAAGCCGGAATATTCCGCTGAGGACATCGCCATTTTCCCAATCCCGGCAAAGGAAACTCTTTCATTCAAGATCAAGTCCGAATCTCAAACATATACCATAGGACTTTATGGCGCTACCGGTAATTTACTACTTGAAAGAACAGAAACAGGGTCATTTTTTAACACAAACGGACTGCAGGTTTCCGGGTATCCCGCCGGCATTTACTATCTTCAGATCATGTCCGGAGATGCTGTGGTATTATTTAAAAAAGTAGTACTTTCAGAGTAG